From one Marinobacter sp. LV10MA510-1 genomic stretch:
- a CDS encoding Bax inhibitor-1/YccA family protein, translating into MENRQYNVPQSSSGKIARGSATAPISASATKVLRNTYTLLAMTLAFSAVMAAVAMSIGLGQGASLMCMLGAIALVWFVLPRTANSSAGIAVVFAFTGLLGLSLGPTLLYYLQFSNGGQIVTQALGGTALVFFALSGYVLTTKKDFSFMRGMLVAGLVVVLVAMVGGIVASMFGVEITAFSLALSAAIVLLMSGFILYDTSRIVNGGETNYIMATTGLYLNIYNLFLALLHLLGAFGGND; encoded by the coding sequence ATGGAAAACAGACAGTACAACGTTCCACAGAGTTCTAGCGGCAAGATTGCCCGCGGATCCGCTACCGCACCCATCAGTGCTTCGGCGACGAAAGTGCTGCGCAACACTTACACGTTACTGGCAATGACGCTGGCGTTCAGTGCTGTTATGGCGGCTGTTGCCATGTCGATTGGCCTGGGCCAGGGCGCAAGCCTGATGTGCATGCTTGGCGCTATTGCTCTGGTGTGGTTTGTATTGCCACGTACAGCCAACAGCTCTGCCGGTATTGCCGTGGTGTTCGCATTCACCGGTCTGCTGGGTCTTTCACTGGGCCCGACTCTGCTGTACTACCTCCAGTTCTCGAATGGCGGGCAGATTGTCACCCAAGCTCTTGGCGGAACCGCGCTGGTGTTCTTTGCGCTTTCTGGCTACGTTCTGACCACCAAAAAAGACTTCAGCTTCATGCGCGGCATGTTGGTTGCGGGCTTGGTTGTGGTACTTGTCGCGATGGTAGGTGGCATAGTCGCCAGCATGTTTGGTGTTGAGATAACAGCCTTCAGCCTTGCCCTTAGCGCTGCTATCGTGCTACTGATGTCAGGCTTCATCCTGTACGACACAAGCCGTATCGTTAACGGTGGTGAAACCAACTACATCATGGCAACCACAGGGCTGTACCTGAACATCTATAACCTGTTCCTGGCCTTGCTGCACCTGCTGGGCGCATTCGGTGGTAACGACTGA
- a CDS encoding DsrH/TusB family sulfur relay protein — translation MSQSVADLPVQIHTLHILNKTAEHPRAAQCLATLAAADTVLLIENAVLSASEVTTAAPCPVFMLAADARARGLTATADASTEVAGVKPQISYEQMVQLSALATRIISW, via the coding sequence ATGAGCCAGTCTGTTGCAGACTTACCCGTCCAGATTCACACCCTGCACATACTGAACAAGACAGCGGAGCACCCCAGGGCAGCACAGTGCCTTGCAACGCTGGCCGCTGCAGACACGGTGCTGCTGATTGAAAACGCGGTGTTAAGCGCGTCTGAAGTGACTACTGCAGCGCCCTGCCCGGTGTTCATGCTGGCCGCCGACGCCCGCGCCCGCGGTTTGACTGCTACAGCGGATGCAAGCACGGAAGTGGCGGGCGTTAAACCACAGATTAGCTACGAGCAGATGGTGCAGTTAAGCGCCCTGGCCACACGGATCATAAGCTGGTGA
- the metH gene encoding methionine synthase — MTDRTTRLNQLHQALKERIVILDGGMGTMIQQLKLDEAAFRGERFANYASDLQGNNDLLNLTQPALMRNIHADYMDAGADIIETNTFNSSRLSQADYGLEDIAKELNVAAARLARDIADEFTAKNPAKPRFVAGAVGPTSRTASLSPQVNNPGYRNVDFQGLVDNYYEAVEGLVEGGCDLILIETIFDTLNAKAAIYATQQYFEDSGIELPIMISGTITDASGRTLSGQTTEAFWNSIAHAKPISVGLNCALGADALRPYVEELSAKADTYVSAHPNAGLPNEFGEYDQTPEEMAEIIEGFARDGFLNIIGGCCGSRPDHIEAIANAVAKYPPRKIAQPKPALRLSGLEPFTGDKHTLFINVGERTNVTGSKRFLRLIKEERYEEALSVARDQVENGAQIIDINMDEGMLESKEVMVTFLNLVASEPDICRVPIMIDSSKWDVIEAGLRCIQGKAVVNSISLKEGEEEFLKRARDCMRYGAAVVVMAFDEQGQADTFKRKTDICKRSYDALISIGFKPGDIIFDPNIFAIATGIEEHNNYAVDFINACRWIRANLPHASISGGVSNVSFSFRGNDVVRETIHSVFLYHAIKAGLNMGIVNPGQLVIYDDIEAELKEAVEDVVLNRREDSTDRLLALAERFKGQGVKTPEEDLAWRDLPVKKRLEHALVKGITSHIIEDTEACRQEADRPIHVIEGPLMDGMNVVGDLFGDGKMFLPQVVKSARVMKQAVAHLIPFIEAEKSGGQQAKGKILMATVKGDVHDIGKNIVGVVLQCNNYEVIDMGVMVPCDKILAAAIEHNVDIIGLSGLITPSLDEMVHVAREMQRLDFHLPLMIGGATTSKAHTAVKIEPHYKNDIALYVSDASRCVNVASKLLNKTAKPDLVKAARAEYNDIRERRKSRSERTKLVSLKEARDRAPEIDFDDYVPPKPAFLGARVFEEYDLNELVPYIDWTPFFISWDMSGKYPQIFDDPKRGAVAKTLFDEAQVILHKMIDEKRVTACGIAGFWPANRRGDDVVVYTDESRTEELAVLHHLRQQDEKAPGKPMMALSDFVAPKGYEHPDYVGGFAVTTGIGAEEMSNEYRDANDDYNAIMVKSLADRLAEAFAERLHERVRTEFWGYASDESMDTAALIKERYQGIRPAPGYPACPDHIEKATLFTLLDATAKTGITLTEHFAMFPAAAVSGWYFSHPQSKYFAVGRIGVDQVEDYADRTGQTKAEAERWLQPSLAYDPAE, encoded by the coding sequence ATGACTGATCGCACCACCCGCCTGAACCAACTGCACCAAGCCCTGAAAGAACGCATTGTGATTCTAGACGGCGGCATGGGCACCATGATCCAGCAACTGAAGCTGGACGAAGCGGCGTTTCGGGGTGAGCGATTCGCCAATTACGCAAGCGATCTGCAGGGCAACAACGACCTGCTGAACCTGACCCAGCCCGCGCTTATGCGCAATATTCACGCAGATTACATGGATGCGGGCGCAGACATTATTGAAACCAACACTTTTAATTCTTCGCGTCTGTCGCAAGCGGATTATGGTCTGGAAGACATCGCCAAGGAACTGAACGTGGCTGCCGCACGGCTGGCGCGAGATATCGCCGACGAGTTTACCGCCAAAAACCCCGCAAAACCGCGTTTCGTGGCCGGTGCCGTTGGTCCCACGTCTCGCACCGCCTCGCTTTCACCCCAGGTGAACAACCCGGGCTATCGCAACGTGGACTTCCAGGGCTTGGTGGATAACTACTACGAAGCGGTGGAAGGCCTGGTTGAAGGCGGCTGCGACCTGATTCTGATCGAAACCATTTTCGACACCCTGAACGCCAAAGCGGCCATCTACGCCACCCAGCAGTATTTTGAAGACAGCGGTATCGAGCTGCCCATAATGATTTCCGGCACCATTACCGATGCCTCTGGCCGCACTCTTTCGGGCCAGACCACCGAGGCTTTCTGGAACTCCATCGCCCACGCCAAGCCCATCTCGGTGGGCCTGAACTGCGCCCTGGGCGCTGACGCCCTGCGGCCTTACGTAGAAGAACTGTCCGCTAAAGCCGATACCTACGTCAGCGCCCACCCCAACGCCGGTCTGCCCAACGAATTCGGGGAGTACGACCAGACCCCGGAGGAAATGGCCGAGATCATTGAAGGCTTTGCCCGCGACGGTTTTCTTAACATCATCGGCGGTTGCTGTGGCTCACGACCGGACCATATTGAAGCCATTGCCAACGCCGTCGCCAAATACCCGCCACGGAAAATCGCGCAGCCAAAACCCGCACTGCGCCTGTCGGGCCTGGAGCCGTTTACCGGTGATAAACACACCCTGTTTATCAACGTGGGCGAGCGCACCAACGTCACCGGTTCCAAGCGCTTTTTGCGCCTGATTAAAGAAGAACGCTACGAAGAAGCTCTGAGCGTGGCCCGGGACCAGGTTGAGAATGGCGCGCAAATTATTGATATCAACATGGACGAAGGCATGCTGGAGTCCAAAGAGGTGATGGTCACTTTTTTGAACCTGGTGGCTTCAGAACCCGACATCTGCCGCGTACCCATCATGATTGACTCCTCCAAGTGGGACGTCATCGAAGCCGGTTTGCGCTGTATTCAGGGCAAGGCGGTGGTGAACTCCATCAGCCTGAAAGAAGGCGAGGAAGAATTCCTCAAGCGCGCCCGGGACTGCATGCGTTACGGCGCCGCCGTGGTGGTTATGGCGTTTGACGAACAAGGCCAGGCTGACACCTTCAAGCGTAAAACCGACATCTGCAAACGTTCTTACGACGCACTCATCAGCATCGGTTTTAAACCCGGCGACATCATTTTTGACCCGAACATTTTTGCCATTGCCACCGGCATTGAAGAACACAACAACTACGCGGTGGATTTCATCAACGCCTGCCGCTGGATTCGCGCCAACCTGCCCCACGCCTCGATTTCCGGCGGTGTCAGTAACGTGTCTTTCTCGTTCCGCGGCAACGACGTGGTGCGCGAGACCATCCACTCGGTATTTTTGTACCACGCCATCAAAGCCGGCCTGAATATGGGCATCGTCAACCCCGGCCAGCTGGTGATTTACGACGACATTGAAGCGGAACTAAAAGAAGCCGTAGAAGATGTGGTGCTGAATCGCCGCGAAGATTCTACCGACCGCCTGCTGGCACTTGCCGAGCGTTTCAAAGGTCAGGGCGTAAAAACCCCGGAAGAAGATCTGGCCTGGCGTGATTTGCCGGTCAAAAAACGCCTGGAACACGCCTTGGTAAAAGGCATTACCAGTCACATTATTGAGGACACTGAAGCTTGCCGGCAAGAAGCCGATCGCCCCATTCACGTCATTGAAGGCCCGTTGATGGACGGCATGAACGTTGTTGGCGATCTGTTTGGCGACGGCAAGATGTTCCTGCCTCAGGTAGTCAAAAGCGCCCGGGTTATGAAGCAGGCGGTAGCCCACCTGATTCCATTTATTGAAGCGGAAAAATCCGGAGGCCAGCAGGCCAAGGGCAAAATCCTGATGGCCACGGTAAAAGGCGATGTACACGACATCGGCAAAAACATTGTGGGCGTGGTACTCCAGTGCAACAACTACGAAGTGATCGACATGGGCGTAATGGTGCCCTGCGACAAAATTCTGGCCGCGGCGATAGAACACAATGTGGACATTATTGGCTTAAGCGGGCTTATCACCCCGTCATTGGATGAAATGGTGCACGTGGCGCGGGAGATGCAGCGTCTGGATTTTCACCTGCCACTGATGATCGGCGGCGCCACCACCTCCAAAGCCCACACCGCAGTGAAAATTGAGCCACACTATAAAAACGACATCGCCCTTTACGTGTCAGACGCCTCGCGCTGCGTTAACGTGGCCTCAAAACTGCTGAATAAAACCGCTAAACCTGACCTGGTAAAAGCGGCCCGGGCGGAGTACAACGACATCCGCGAACGCCGAAAAAGTCGGAGCGAGCGCACCAAACTGGTGTCGTTGAAGGAAGCTCGTGATCGAGCACCCGAAATCGATTTTGACGACTACGTGCCGCCCAAGCCGGCTTTTTTGGGCGCGCGCGTGTTTGAAGAGTATGACCTGAACGAACTGGTGCCTTACATTGATTGGACACCGTTCTTCATTTCTTGGGATATGTCGGGCAAATACCCGCAGATTTTTGACGACCCTAAGCGCGGTGCGGTCGCTAAAACCCTGTTCGACGAAGCCCAGGTTATTCTTCACAAAATGATTGATGAAAAGCGTGTCACCGCTTGTGGCATAGCCGGTTTCTGGCCGGCTAACCGCCGTGGCGATGACGTTGTTGTGTACACCGATGAAAGTCGCACTGAAGAGCTCGCCGTGTTGCACCACCTGCGCCAGCAAGATGAAAAAGCACCCGGAAAGCCGATGATGGCGTTGTCAGATTTCGTGGCTCCGAAAGGCTATGAACACCCTGATTACGTAGGTGGCTTCGCGGTCACCACCGGTATCGGCGCTGAAGAAATGTCTAACGAGTACAGAGATGCGAACGATGACTACAACGCCATTATGGTGAAATCTCTGGCAGATCGCCTGGCCGAAGCCTTCGCCGAACGTCTGCACGAACGCGTACGCACTGAATTCTGGGGCTACGCCAGTGACGAGAGCATGGACACTGCCGCGCTGATCAAAGAGCGCTATCAGGGTATTCGCCCGGCACCCGGTTATCCCGCTTGCCCCGACCACATTGAAAAGGCCACGCTGTTTACCCTGCTGGACGCAACCGCCAAAACCGGTATCACCCTGACCGAGCACTTCGCCATGTTCCCGGCCGCTGCGGTCTCTGGCTGGTACTTTTCGCACCCGCAGTCCAAATACTTTGCCGTCGGCCGCATTGGCGTAGACCAAGTTGAAGACTATGCTGACCGTACCGGCCAAACCAAAGCCGAAGCCGAACGCTGGTTACAACCCAGCTTGGCATACGATCCAGCGGAATAA
- a CDS encoding DsrE family protein, with product MTTLIVIDQAPYGSWSGREGLDMAFSLAAFDQSCALLFSGAGVNWLRAGQQPDGLGQKSVAQNLGAAAIFGVEALYADTRACQRYGLADDAVIAGITLITPDQAFMTGFENVTFAG from the coding sequence ATGACGACGTTGATTGTGATTGACCAGGCACCCTATGGCAGCTGGAGCGGTCGCGAAGGTCTGGATATGGCGTTTTCCCTGGCCGCCTTTGACCAAAGCTGTGCCTTGTTGTTCAGCGGCGCCGGTGTGAACTGGCTGCGCGCGGGGCAGCAACCCGATGGCCTGGGCCAGAAGTCTGTGGCCCAAAATCTGGGAGCGGCTGCTATTTTTGGTGTTGAAGCTCTGTATGCCGACACCCGGGCTTGTCAACGCTATGGGCTGGCCGATGACGCTGTGATTGCTGGCATAACCCTGATAACACCTGACCAGGCGTTCATGACGGGTTTCGAAAATGTCACTTTCGCCGGCTGA
- a CDS encoding TusE/DsrC/DsvC family sulfur relay protein, whose protein sequence is MINASNMPLRNNEGFLEDAHSWTPQVAERIAADNGLELSPAHWEVVRFLRNFYQQHAMSPPSNRLFVKAVKEVLGEDKGNSIYLMQLFSGTPAKSACRVAGLPRPTNCL, encoded by the coding sequence ATGATCAACGCAAGCAACATGCCGTTACGCAATAACGAAGGTTTTCTGGAAGATGCCCACAGCTGGACGCCACAGGTCGCCGAGCGCATCGCCGCCGATAACGGTCTGGAGCTGTCGCCGGCCCACTGGGAAGTTGTGCGGTTTTTGCGGAATTTTTATCAGCAGCACGCCATGTCACCGCCGTCAAACCGGCTGTTTGTAAAAGCGGTGAAGGAAGTTCTGGGTGAAGACAAAGGCAACAGTATTTACCTAATGCAGCTGTTTTCCGGTACTCCGGCCAAAAGCGCCTGCCGCGTTGCGGGTTTGCCAAGGCCTACTAATTGTTTGTGA
- the nfuA gene encoding Fe-S biogenesis protein NfuA, translating into MSVVTVTDPARDYLAELIAKQDVKGMGVRIFVTQPGTKNAETCLAYCPPNEIVPTDEQFDLDKFTLYLDHASVPFLEEAYVDYSKDQMGGQLTIKAPNAKVANVDENAPLPDRVNYILASEINPGLASHGGEVSLVEIVDDSIVVLRFGGGCQGCSAVSLTLKQGVETTLKERVPEVTAVRDVTDHTVTENAYYQ; encoded by the coding sequence ATGTCCGTGGTAACTGTGACCGATCCCGCGCGGGACTATCTTGCGGAACTGATTGCAAAGCAGGATGTGAAAGGTATGGGTGTGCGTATTTTCGTCACCCAGCCCGGCACCAAAAATGCCGAAACCTGCCTTGCTTACTGCCCGCCAAATGAAATTGTGCCGACGGACGAGCAGTTCGATCTGGACAAGTTCACCTTGTATCTGGACCACGCGTCTGTGCCATTTCTGGAAGAAGCCTATGTGGATTATTCCAAAGACCAGATGGGCGGACAGCTGACAATCAAGGCACCGAACGCCAAAGTGGCCAACGTCGATGAAAACGCGCCCCTGCCAGACCGGGTGAATTACATTCTTGCGTCGGAAATCAATCCTGGCCTCGCGTCCCACGGCGGTGAAGTGTCGCTGGTTGAAATTGTCGACGACTCCATTGTGGTATTGCGATTTGGTGGTGGCTGTCAGGGCTGTTCCGCGGTCAGCCTTACGCTGAAGCAGGGCGTTGAAACCACGCTAAAAGAGCGGGTACCGGAAGTAACCGCCGTGCGCGACGTGACCGATCACACCGTGACTGAAAACGCCTATTATCAATAA
- a CDS encoding DUF2970 domain-containing protein, with product MTTKDNNENTQPGSKALPRPSLWKVMQSILAGALGVQSSKRHQEDFANPSPWAYIVGGILFTTLLIGGLVLLVNVVLANA from the coding sequence ATGACCACAAAAGACAATAATGAAAACACTCAGCCCGGCAGCAAAGCGCTGCCACGGCCGAGTTTATGGAAAGTGATGCAGAGTATTCTGGCGGGCGCTCTGGGTGTTCAATCCAGCAAGCGCCATCAGGAAGATTTTGCCAACCCCAGCCCGTGGGCCTACATTGTTGGCGGGATATTGTTTACCACCTTGTTGATTGGCGGCTTGGTACTTCTGGTGAATGTGGTGCTGGCCAACGCCTGA
- the tusD gene encoding sulfurtransferase complex subunit TusD — protein MADIFLQTYTLVITGAPYSSQAPQTALDFARAAVAAGHQIDRVFLYGDGVHIASALACPPSDEPHWPRLWSEFLAEHGIPAVACVASALRRGLVDSGEQQRYELPAHNILAPFEIAGLGEWVEASACSKVLYFHSGA, from the coding sequence ATGGCTGACATTTTTCTGCAAACCTACACACTGGTCATAACCGGTGCCCCCTACTCATCCCAGGCCCCTCAAACCGCGCTGGACTTCGCCCGTGCGGCCGTTGCCGCAGGTCACCAGATTGATCGTGTCTTTCTCTACGGCGATGGCGTTCACATCGCCTCGGCGCTGGCATGCCCGCCTTCTGATGAGCCCCATTGGCCCCGGCTATGGTCGGAATTCTTGGCAGAGCATGGCATTCCAGCCGTGGCCTGTGTGGCTTCGGCCCTGCGCCGCGGCCTGGTCGACAGCGGCGAGCAACAACGCTATGAGTTACCTGCGCACAACATTCTGGCGCCGTTCGAAATTGCCGGGCTGGGCGAGTGGGTGGAAGCCAGCGCTTGCAGCAAAGTTCTTTATTTTCACAGTGGGGCCTGA